Proteins found in one Hypericibacter terrae genomic segment:
- a CDS encoding trimethylamine methyltransferase family protein, giving the protein MSRDQQGRRRERRVVGGLKQLPWRHYRNVYKPIEVLRPEQLEKIHEASLKILEEIGIEFLDAEALSILKAAGAKIESGSQRVRFDRGLVLESIAKVPREVMLHARNPEHNLTFGGNHVNFGSVASAPNVSDMDRGRRPGNFQDYCELLKLVQTYNIVQFTGGYPVEPADRPPATRHLDAHLAAITLTDKLWHPYSLGKHRISDAVEMICIARGIGKEQLKREPSLFSIVNSNSPLRLDGPMLQGLMEMARHGQPVVLTPFTLSGAMAPVTIAGALAQQNAEALAGITMIQLVAPGVPCMYGGFTSNVDMKSGAPAFGTPEYARAAMAGGQLARRYGFPYRSSNACAANAVDAQAAYESEMSIWGAVMGGVNMMLHGAGWMEGGLVASFEKFILDVEMLQMMGEFLQPLEVTDDTLGLEAMTDVGPGGHFFGTAHTMARYETAFYSPILSDWRNYESWRLAGAQTAEQRANAIWKQALAEFQPPPLDPAITEALEAFVAKRKEEGGVPT; this is encoded by the coding sequence ATGTCGCGTGACCAGCAAGGACGCCGCCGCGAACGTCGCGTGGTGGGCGGCCTCAAGCAACTACCCTGGCGCCACTACCGGAATGTCTACAAGCCGATCGAGGTCCTGCGTCCCGAGCAGCTCGAGAAGATCCACGAGGCGTCGCTCAAGATCCTCGAGGAGATCGGCATCGAGTTCCTCGATGCGGAGGCGCTCTCGATCCTGAAGGCGGCCGGCGCCAAGATCGAATCCGGCTCGCAGCGCGTGCGGTTCGACCGCGGGCTGGTGCTGGAATCGATCGCCAAGGTGCCGCGCGAGGTGATGCTTCACGCGCGCAATCCGGAGCACAACCTGACCTTCGGCGGCAACCATGTGAATTTCGGCTCGGTCGCCAGCGCGCCCAATGTCAGCGACATGGATCGCGGCCGCCGGCCCGGGAATTTCCAGGACTATTGCGAGCTGCTGAAGCTGGTGCAGACCTACAACATCGTGCAGTTCACCGGCGGCTATCCGGTCGAACCCGCCGATCGTCCGCCGGCGACCCGCCATCTCGATGCGCATCTGGCGGCGATCACGCTCACCGACAAGCTCTGGCATCCCTATTCCCTGGGCAAGCATCGCATCTCCGATGCGGTCGAGATGATCTGCATCGCGCGCGGCATCGGCAAGGAACAACTCAAGCGCGAGCCCAGCCTGTTTTCGATCGTGAACTCGAATTCGCCGCTGCGCCTCGACGGGCCGATGCTCCAGGGCCTGATGGAGATGGCGCGCCACGGCCAGCCGGTGGTGCTCACGCCTTTCACCCTGTCGGGCGCCATGGCGCCCGTGACCATCGCCGGTGCCTTGGCGCAGCAGAATGCCGAGGCTCTGGCCGGGATCACGATGATCCAGCTGGTGGCGCCGGGCGTGCCTTGCATGTATGGCGGCTTCACCTCGAACGTCGATATGAAGTCCGGCGCGCCGGCCTTCGGCACGCCGGAATATGCCCGCGCCGCGATGGCCGGCGGCCAGCTCGCGCGCCGCTACGGATTCCCCTATCGCTCCTCGAACGCCTGCGCCGCCAATGCCGTGGACGCGCAAGCCGCCTACGAGTCCGAGATGTCGATCTGGGGTGCCGTGATGGGCGGCGTCAATATGATGCTCCATGGCGCCGGATGGATGGAGGGCGGACTGGTCGCCTCGTTCGAGAAGTTCATCCTCGACGTGGAGATGCTGCAGATGATGGGCGAATTCCTGCAGCCGCTCGAGGTCACCGACGACACGCTGGGCCTCGAGGCCATGACCGATGTCGGCCCGGGCGGTCATTTCTTCGGCACGGCCCATACGATGGCGCGCTACGAGACCGCGTTCTATTCGCCGATCCTCTCCGACTGGCGCAACTACGAGAGCTGGCGTCTCGCGGGTGCGCAGACGGCCGAGCAGCGGGCCAACGCGATCTGGAAGCAGGCGCTGGCGGAATTCCAGCCGCCGCCGCTCGACCCGGCGATCACGGAAGCGCTCGAAGCCTTCGTCGCCAAGCGCAAGGAGGAGGGTGGCGTTCCGACCTAG
- a CDS encoding HAL/PAL/TAL family ammonia-lyase: MKTLSSASSPLPIGDAPLDIATVREVALHDVRVGLAPAAERRMAISRAVVDRHLTEGRPVYGLTRGLGPQATKTVPAEALAEFSRLTVLGRAQSVGPRFSRAATRATLLIRATSMAAGGAGVRPDLAGFLLELLNRKVHPVIPSIGSIGASDLCQLAHMGLVVIGEGEAEFEGKVMPGAEALKRAGLTPVSLAPKEGLALCSANSATAARGALALAWARDLALLGDLAAALTMEGFRANLSPLDPRVSAARPQPGQPESAARFLRLLAGSALLQPGAARRIQDPLSFRCVSQVHGSFAIALDHAEQALLPELNGAGDNPLVLPDSDTILSNGNFHTPALALAFDSAAIGLAQTANLAVNRIGRMMSKRLTDLPDVLTREPPPSVGLGPLTKTTEALAAEIRFAANPVAADQRQSAEGIEDDTTNAPLAVAKFETALERYALLIACELIVGAQAVDLAQPPALGAGPRIAYEAVRALVSPLAQDRPYGAAIESLCDRLLHSEEFARKVTASIG, from the coding sequence ATGAAAACCCTGTCCTCCGCATCCAGCCCGCTTCCCATCGGCGACGCGCCCCTCGATATCGCGACGGTGCGCGAGGTCGCCCTGCATGACGTCCGGGTCGGGCTTGCGCCCGCGGCCGAACGACGAATGGCGATATCCCGGGCCGTGGTCGACCGCCACCTGACCGAGGGCCGGCCGGTCTATGGCCTGACGCGCGGCCTGGGGCCGCAGGCGACCAAGACGGTACCGGCGGAGGCCCTGGCCGAGTTCTCCCGGCTGACGGTGCTCGGCCGTGCCCAGTCCGTCGGGCCCCGCTTCTCGCGCGCCGCCACGCGGGCAACGCTGCTGATCCGCGCCACCAGCATGGCCGCCGGCGGTGCCGGCGTCAGGCCGGACCTGGCGGGGTTCCTGCTCGAGCTCCTCAACCGCAAGGTCCATCCCGTCATTCCCTCGATCGGTTCGATCGGCGCCTCGGATTTGTGCCAGCTGGCTCATATGGGACTGGTGGTCATCGGCGAGGGCGAGGCCGAATTCGAGGGCAAGGTGATGCCCGGGGCCGAGGCACTCAAGCGTGCCGGGCTGACGCCGGTGTCATTGGCGCCCAAGGAAGGGCTGGCCCTCTGCAGCGCCAATTCGGCGACGGCCGCGCGCGGTGCCCTGGCTCTCGCCTGGGCCCGCGACCTGGCGCTGCTCGGCGATCTCGCCGCCGCTTTGACGATGGAGGGCTTCCGCGCCAATCTCTCGCCCCTTGATCCGCGCGTTTCCGCCGCCCGTCCGCAGCCTGGCCAACCCGAATCCGCAGCAAGGTTCCTGCGTCTCCTCGCCGGCAGCGCGCTCCTGCAACCCGGGGCCGCGCGCCGGATCCAGGACCCGCTCTCCTTCCGCTGCGTCAGCCAGGTCCATGGTTCCTTCGCGATCGCATTGGATCATGCCGAACAGGCCCTGCTGCCCGAGCTCAACGGCGCTGGCGACAATCCGCTGGTGCTGCCCGACAGCGACACGATCCTGTCGAATGGCAATTTCCACACCCCGGCCCTGGCGCTGGCCTTCGATAGCGCCGCGATCGGGCTGGCGCAGACCGCCAATCTCGCCGTCAACCGCATCGGGCGGATGATGTCGAAGCGCCTGACCGATCTGCCGGACGTCCTGACGCGCGAGCCGCCGCCCTCGGTGGGGCTGGGGCCGCTCACCAAGACGACCGAGGCGCTCGCCGCCGAGATCCGCTTCGCCGCCAATCCCGTTGCCGCCGATCAGCGCCAGAGCGCCGAAGGCATCGAGGACGACACCACCAACGCGCCGCTGGCCGTGGCGAAGTTCGAGACCGCGCTCGAACGCTATGCGCTCCTCATCGCCTGCGAGCTGATCGTTGGCGCCCAGGCAGTCGATCTTGCCCAGCCGCCGGCCCTGGGCGCCGGCCCTCGGATCGCATATGAGGCAGTGCGGGCGCTGGTGTCGCCGCTGGCGCAGGACCGCCCCTATGGCGCCGCCATCGAGAGCCTGTGCGACCGC